The Pontibacter pudoricolor genome contains a region encoding:
- the plsY gene encoding glycerol-3-phosphate 1-O-acyltransferase PlsY: MNILLIAILFVAAYLIGSICTAVWLGKWYYGIDIRKHGSGNSGATNTFRVLGKRPGTIVMLIDIFKGWAATSLANLLLLFDAIPAENLIVFQLLMGMLAVVGHIFPVYERFKGGKGVATLLGMMLAIQPEAALVCIVVFVIVLFVSKYVSLGSMIAALAFPMLLLLHPHFHPDNPILIIFGFLLFAIVVITHRKNINRLIAGEESKANITIGRKR; encoded by the coding sequence ATGAACATACTTCTTATAGCTATACTTTTTGTAGCAGCTTACCTTATTGGTTCTATCTGTACGGCAGTTTGGCTGGGCAAATGGTACTATGGTATCGATATCCGCAAACATGGCAGTGGTAATTCCGGTGCAACCAATACCTTCCGGGTATTGGGCAAAAGGCCGGGAACTATAGTTATGCTGATCGATATTTTTAAAGGATGGGCAGCTACATCGCTTGCCAATTTATTGCTGTTGTTCGACGCCATTCCTGCAGAAAACCTGATCGTTTTTCAGCTTTTAATGGGTATGCTGGCCGTTGTAGGACATATTTTTCCGGTGTATGAGCGGTTTAAAGGCGGAAAGGGAGTAGCTACTTTGTTAGGTATGATGCTGGCAATACAGCCTGAGGCGGCCCTTGTCTGTATCGTGGTTTTTGTGATCGTGCTGTTTGTGTCCAAGTATGTTTCGCTGGGTTCTATGATCGCAGCGCTGGCTTTCCCGATGCTGTTGCTGCTGCACCCACACTTTCATCCGGATAACCCGATCCTGATCATTTTCGGATTTTTACTTTTTGCCATAGTGGTTATTACGCACCGCAAGAACATTAACCGCCTGATTGCCGGCGAGGAAAGTAAAGCCAACATTACCATAGGCCGTAAAAGATAA